The following coding sequences lie in one Niabella agricola genomic window:
- a CDS encoding DUF4998 domain-containing protein: MNTIKTILIFALCGIWISSVYTGCSRQADDYKKYLDNKEITYTGTITGLRAKPGNLRVQLEWNPSPDPSISKYVIYWNNGNDSLVLPATSSNTSDTIRALITANLQESNVQNFTLYTYDARGNRSIGQKTPVVKLYGPIYESSLYNRQLNAANPLELVGTDSIRLFFTKTDSSNIFSKLWYYKQSGKLDSVLFKGDVTTIPLFKPGTKLWIRSYFLPSSNAIDTFQVPQPDTLSLAIQMPVPKNLFAVVHNAYDMANYEDQTGVFRLWNGSVGPQEYPNIYHNSGTPPLPGTISFDMGKIYTDLSAIEETGRNCCNNPAKFEVWGIADTTGAFPAMPGNDPQWANQMHAKGWTLLADAVRTDDGINAVKFNFISNPPPIRFIRVRFKATVNNSNYVNLSQLSFWYRL, translated from the coding sequence ATGAATACTATAAAAACAATTTTAATTTTTGCGCTCTGCGGAATATGGATCAGCAGCGTGTACACGGGGTGCAGCCGGCAGGCCGATGATTATAAAAAGTACCTGGATAATAAAGAGATCACCTATACGGGAACCATTACCGGCCTTCGTGCCAAACCCGGAAATTTACGGGTACAGCTGGAATGGAATCCCAGCCCCGATCCTTCTATTTCAAAATATGTGATCTATTGGAACAATGGTAACGACTCATTGGTATTGCCTGCCACCAGTAGCAATACTTCCGATACAATCCGCGCGCTCATTACCGCCAACCTGCAGGAATCCAATGTTCAGAACTTTACCCTGTATACATATGATGCCAGGGGAAACCGTTCCATCGGACAAAAAACACCGGTTGTAAAATTATACGGCCCCATTTACGAATCCTCGCTGTACAACCGGCAACTGAATGCAGCAAACCCGCTGGAGCTGGTGGGCACAGATTCCATCCGGCTTTTTTTTACCAAAACAGATTCTTCCAATATTTTTTCGAAACTGTGGTACTACAAGCAAAGCGGCAAACTCGATAGTGTCCTTTTTAAAGGAGATGTAACAACCATACCCCTTTTTAAACCGGGGACAAAGCTATGGATCCGGTCCTATTTCTTACCCTCCTCAAATGCCATAGATACGTTTCAAGTGCCCCAGCCGGATACTTTGTCCCTTGCCATCCAGATGCCGGTTCCTAAAAACCTGTTTGCGGTGGTCCACAATGCATACGATATGGCCAATTATGAAGACCAGACCGGCGTTTTCCGTTTGTGGAATGGAAGCGTTGGGCCTCAGGAATATCCGAATATTTATCATAATTCAGGAACGCCTCCCTTGCCTGGTACCATTAGTTTTGATATGGGAAAAATCTATACCGACCTTTCCGCAATTGAAGAAACAGGTAGGAATTGTTGTAACAACCCGGCTAAATTCGAGGTATGGGGCATAGCCGATACCACGGGTGCCTTCCCGGCAATGCCAGGCAATGACCCGCAATGGGCAAACCAGATGCATGCGAAGGGCTGGACGCTGCTTGCAGATGCGGTTCGAACCGATGACGGTATTAACGCTGTGAAATTTAATTTCATCAGCAACCCGCCCCCGATCCGGTTTATCCGTGTTCGGTTTAAAGCAACCGTCAATAATTCGAATTATGTAAATCTTAGTCAGCTTAGTTTCTGGTACCGGTTGTAA